The sequence AGAAGGGTGTCGCAGCAGCAGAACAGGCGTAACAGGCTGCGGAAAAACTCGCGTAGAACCGTCAACATCGATGAATGAATCAAGCACGGGAGCAGCTCAGAGCAATCGCAGGATGATCAAAAAGCCCGTCCAGCAAGGCCGCAGCAAGCGAAGAGGCGAAGGCGTACTGTTGAACGTACGGAGAGCCTCTGAGCGCCGCGAGAACGCTGCTGGCGGACTTTTTCAGCATCCTGCGTAAGTTCGGAAAGGCTAGGGAAGCTTGGGGACATCCTGCGCACAGCGGAAGCCGACATTCGGATCTTGTTCGGTGGGATTGCCCTTGGTACGAAACGAAGACCGCAGCCGGTAGGGATTGTTGATATACGACCCGCCGCGCTGCGCCTTCGCCGTCCCTTCACTCGGACCGCGCGGGTTGATGGCCGGATTTTTTGCAAAGTTCGAATAAAACTCCTCGTCGTACCAATCCATCACCCATTCATACAAATTCCCGGCTAGATCATGCACTGCGTACGGGCTCTTCCCCTTGTCGCGATTGCCGACCGGCGACACCGTCTCGGCGCCCCCTTCTTTGAGCCCGAAGACCGCATGAGCAGGAGTCGGAGGATCATTCCCCCAGGGATAAATTCTTCCATCGGTCCCGCGGGCCGCCTTCTCCCATTCCGCTTCCGTCGGCAGCCGTTTGCCCGCCCACAAACAGTAGCCCGTGGCATCCATCCAACTGACCCACCGCACCGGCCGATCCGCTTGGACAAGGGGCGTGTCCTTGTCCGCAAACCCCCAGGGCGGTTCGCTCTGAACCGCCTCAACATATTTTGCAAAGCGTCCGTTCGTCACTTCAAACTTGTCGAGATAAAACGCGTCCAGATACACACGGTGAATGGGCGCCTCGTCTTCATCGCCCTTATCGCTCCCCATGATGAACTCGCCCGCCGGGACCAGCACCATCGGAGCACCATCCTTGCCGGCGATCTCGGCAGGATGCGGGATCGCCGGTTTGAGTGCCGCGCCGCTATTCGTAGCCGCCTTGCCTTTCTCGGCAGGCTTGGCTTCCCCTTCAAGTCCATGCGGCTTGACGGGAGGGACAGCAGACTCCGGCTTGCCAACGGACGGCGGGGAGATGGCCGGAGGCTCTTGCTTGGCAGGCCGACTCTCGTTGGCCGCCGAAGTACTTGCCCAGCAAAACAGTCCAACGAGCAGACTCAGTCCCAGAGCGGAGATTGTCGATCGGCCTCTCATCCACATCCCTCTCGTCAGACACACAGCAACGCAGCCAGTCAGACCCTTCACCGTACCGAAAACGGCGAAGCAAATCCAGAGCACCCAGCCGACGATAGGCACTGGGCATCTTCAGATCAGGTTGAAGCCGGTCTAAAAGCCAAACGGCAGGCTCCCGGTGAACTATCGTCTCTCCCTCGGCCTTCATCGGCTAGACTTTTGCGGAAAGCACGCCTGCTAGATTGCGCAACAAATTATGGCCATTCCCACGCCAGGCGCTGCCGTGCATGCAGGCCAGCAAGACAGGGTTGGTATCCGCAATCTTGTGCAGAAGCGAGTTCGTCGCGGTGCCATGGGAATAATAATCCATGCCTTGTCGCATCGCCTCACTCGGACCAAGAATGTCCCCCTCCGTCACGGGCGCCATTCCCGACCCAGGCTGAGTGAAAAGATCCCCGCACAGCAGCGTGCGAGTCGTCTCTTCAAACAGATAGCCGCATTCCCACCCATGAGGCAGATGCGGCGCATCGATCCATCGCAATCGTTTCTTGCCAATCCGCAGCGTGGCGCCATCGGCAAGCCCATTCGGCGCACGGTCCATCCCGCCGCCATTGATCAATGCGTTCACTTGGCTACAGACCGGCTGCGCATCTGGAGCAGCCGCAAGAAACTCATTCAAGGCCCCACACTCATCCTGCTCGTAATGCGAGAAGCCGATATACCTCAGGTTCTTGACCGGCATGACTTGTTCAATGGCGACTCGCACGAAAGGAAAGAACGGACGGGGGCCCGTATGAAACAAGAGCGGTTCCTCGTCAAGCAGCAAATACTGATTAAACGTAAACCCTCCTGGAACGGGAATCGCCTCAGGCGGAACGTCCACACTAATCCGATAGATCTGCTCCCCAACTTCATGAATCGTAGTGTTCACGGCACCTCCTTGTAGTAAGACATAGGTGATCCATTTCTTTCGTCATCATGGAAGGAGTATCTGGATGTCCGAGGAGGGTCGCCCGGAGCCAATCGAATGGCCCCGGGTCGAGAGCATATAGTTTGGTGGAGGCGAGGGGAGTTGAACCCCTGTCCGAAGACCGTCAGCACACCGGATCTACATGTGTAGCCGATCGTTTTAGTTTCGCGGCCACCCACGCCCATCGGCTGGCTTAGACTGGCCACTAGCCCAGTATTGTCTCGTCCTCAGCCGCTGAGCACCAGCCTTGGACCAGCCCGCTGTATCGCGTTCCGACCACCCCCGCGGGCCTCAGGTGGAGGAACGT comes from Nitrospira sp. and encodes:
- a CDS encoding MBL fold metallo-hydrolase — its product is MNTTIHEVGEQIYRISVDVPPEAIPVPGGFTFNQYLLLDEEPLLFHTGPRPFFPFVRVAIEQVMPVKNLRYIGFSHYEQDECGALNEFLAAAPDAQPVCSQVNALINGGGMDRAPNGLADGATLRIGKKRLRWIDAPHLPHGWECGYLFEETTRTLLCGDLFTQPGSGMAPVTEGDILGPSEAMRQGMDYYSHGTATNSLLHKIADTNPVLLACMHGSAWRGNGHNLLRNLAGVLSAKV
- a CDS encoding formylglycine-generating enzyme family protein translates to MRGRSTISALGLSLLVGLFCWASTSAANESRPAKQEPPAISPPSVGKPESAVPPVKPHGLEGEAKPAEKGKAATNSGAALKPAIPHPAEIAGKDGAPMVLVPAGEFIMGSDKGDEDEAPIHRVYLDAFYLDKFEVTNGRFAKYVEAVQSEPPWGFADKDTPLVQADRPVRWVSWMDATGYCLWAGKRLPTEAEWEKAARGTDGRIYPWGNDPPTPAHAVFGLKEGGAETVSPVGNRDKGKSPYAVHDLAGNLYEWVMDWYDEEFYSNFAKNPAINPRGPSEGTAKAQRGGSYINNPYRLRSSFRTKGNPTEQDPNVGFRCAQDVPKLP